A section of the Methanococcus vannielii SB genome encodes:
- a CDS encoding NifB/NifX family molybdenum-iron cluster-binding protein: MKTLKIAVSSTDGVNINMHFGSSTHFLIFEINDKIAEFLELRENPTKHINEHKDRWNGALELLKDCQIIFCSKIGDIPKSILEKNGIKVVISKNTLKEALKEYMFS, encoded by the coding sequence ATGAAAACCTTAAAAATAGCTGTTTCCTCAACTGATGGCGTAAACATTAACATGCATTTTGGATCGTCTACTCATTTTCTTATTTTTGAAATAAACGATAAAATAGCAGAATTCCTAGAGTTAAGGGAAAACCCTACAAAGCATATAAATGAACATAAAGACCGGTGGAATGGTGCACTTGAACTATTAAAAGACTGTCAAATAATATTTTGTAGTAAAATTGGGGACATTCCAAAGTCAATACTGGAAAAAAATGGTATTAAGGTAGTAATATCTAAGAATACATTAAAAGAAGCGTTAAAAGAATATATGTTTTCATGA
- a CDS encoding formylmethanofuran dehydrogenase subunit B: MEVIKNIVCPFCGTLCDDIECHVDHGHIVKTRNACRIGHSKFTHREGAVRYTEPLFRENKKDEFKVIDWDTAIEKTAEILVNAKKPLIYGFSATECHAHIEGMKLAEKIRGLVSNTAEVCHGPSVWALQDVGYPICTLGEVKNRADVVIYWGSNPMHAHPRHMSRYGVFARGFFRERGRKDRTVIVIDPRETDTAKLADIHLKVDPHKDYELVSALRASLKGFELKSDIIAGIPKETIEKAVEVLKNAQFGELFFAMGVTQTKGKHRNIDTAIQLIVDLNAFTKFTLIPMRGHYNVNGFNQVCTWISGFPLCVDYSKGFPEFNPGETGVTDSLMRNEADAMLNIASDPGAHFPQKAVKRMSEIPLICIDPHETPTSVLANIILPPTIAGIEDTGTAYRMDGVPLELKKVINPPNGTLPDREILKKIFKKVEELI; the protein is encoded by the coding sequence ATGGAAGTTATTAAAAATATAGTCTGCCCATTTTGTGGAACACTTTGTGACGATATTGAGTGTCATGTAGATCATGGGCATATTGTAAAAACTAGAAATGCTTGTAGGATTGGACATAGTAAATTTACACACCGAGAGGGTGCTGTAAGATATACTGAACCGTTATTTCGGGAAAATAAAAAAGATGAATTCAAAGTAATTGATTGGGACACTGCAATAGAAAAAACTGCCGAAATATTGGTAAATGCTAAAAAACCATTAATTTATGGATTTTCTGCAACTGAATGCCATGCACATATCGAAGGAATGAAGTTGGCAGAAAAAATAAGGGGCTTAGTAAGTAATACTGCTGAAGTATGTCACGGACCAAGTGTTTGGGCACTTCAAGATGTTGGATACCCAATATGTACGCTTGGAGAAGTTAAAAATCGAGCAGATGTAGTAATTTACTGGGGTTCAAATCCAATGCACGCACACCCAAGACACATGAGTAGATACGGAGTATTCGCAAGAGGATTTTTCAGAGAACGAGGGAGAAAAGATAGAACCGTAATAGTTATAGATCCAAGAGAAACCGACACTGCAAAATTAGCAGATATTCATTTAAAAGTGGATCCTCATAAAGATTATGAACTTGTTTCTGCATTAAGGGCCTCATTGAAAGGCTTTGAACTTAAATCCGATATAATTGCAGGAATTCCAAAAGAAACTATTGAAAAAGCAGTAGAAGTTTTAAAAAATGCCCAATTTGGAGAACTGTTCTTTGCAATGGGGGTAACTCAGACTAAAGGGAAACACAGGAATATTGATACAGCAATACAATTAATAGTTGATTTAAATGCATTTACTAAATTTACATTAATCCCGATGAGGGGACACTATAATGTAAATGGATTTAATCAAGTTTGTACCTGGATTAGTGGATTTCCACTCTGTGTGGACTATTCAAAAGGTTTTCCAGAATTTAACCCTGGAGAAACAGGGGTTACAGACTCATTGATGAGAAATGAAGCAGATGCAATGCTAAATATCGCATCAGACCCTGGAGCGCATTTTCCTCAAAAAGCAGTTAAAAGAATGTCTGAAATTCCACTTATATGTATTGACCCACATGAAACTCCAACATCAGTTCTTGCAAATATTATTCTTCCGCCAACAATTGCAGGCATTGAAGATACAGGGACTGCTTACCGAATGGATGGAGTTCCACTAGAACTTAAAAAAGTTATAAATCCACCCAATGGAACACTTCCTGATAGAGAAATATTAAAAAAGATATTTAAAAAGGTCGAAGAATTAATTTAA
- a CDS encoding P-II family nitrogen regulator, translating into MKMIRAIVRPSKAEEVVDKLADSGYVALTKMDVIGRGKQKGIKIDQIYYDELPKTMLMLVVDDSNVENVIEIVTKNSYTGNFGDGKIFVSPVDEVYTVRTRSNGL; encoded by the coding sequence ATGAAAATGATTAGAGCAATTGTTAGGCCAAGTAAAGCAGAAGAAGTAGTTGACAAACTTGCAGACTCTGGATACGTCGCTTTAACAAAAATGGACGTTATAGGTAGGGGAAAACAGAAAGGAATTAAAATCGACCAAATATACTACGATGAACTCCCAAAAACAATGCTCATGCTTGTTGTAGACGATTCCAATGTGGAAAATGTAATTGAAATTGTTACAAAAAATTCGTATACTGGAAATTTCGGTGACGGAAAAATCTTTGTAAGTCCCGTAGATGAAGTATATACTGTAAGAACTAGATCAAACGGATTATAG
- a CDS encoding nitrogenase subunit alpha, with protein MPHCLLDVDKDIPEREKHVYIKNSNEPRHCQPHCNKSTIPGSMTERGCAFAGVKGVITGALKDVAHVVHSPVGCTAYGNGTTKRYPTNPLMPDGTVFPIENFNLKHIIGTDLNESDVVFGGMNKLKKVIREAAKEYPEANAIYTYATCTTGLIGDDLDAVCKEMSEELGKDVVAFNAPGFAGPTQSKGHHVGNYTIFSKLVGTKEPPKTTDYDINLIGEYNIDGDYWVLEKYFKEMGINVLSKFTGDACHDELCWMHKAKLSLVRCQRSATYVAKLIEEKYGVPYIKVDFFGPRYCAENLIAVGKYFGKEEEANAVIKDRMDKIQPELDFYKSKLQGKKIWISAGGPKSWHFAEPINEFLGMEIVALSGLFEHEDGYEKMKDRAKDGTIIIDDPNTLEMEEIVEKYKPEIVLGGIKEKYLFHKLGVPSVMIHSYENGPYIGFEGFVNMAKDIYSAIYNPAWKLMEFQEEEPGDAK; from the coding sequence ATGCCACACTGCTTACTAGATGTAGATAAAGACATCCCCGAAAGAGAGAAGCACGTTTACATCAAAAACTCAAACGAACCAAGACATTGCCAGCCACACTGTAACAAAAGTACAATCCCCGGAAGTATGACTGAGAGAGGTTGTGCATTTGCAGGAGTTAAGGGCGTAATAACCGGTGCTTTAAAAGACGTAGCACACGTAGTCCACTCGCCTGTTGGATGCACTGCATACGGAAATGGTACAACAAAAAGATACCCAACAAACCCATTAATGCCTGATGGAACCGTATTTCCAATTGAAAACTTCAACCTCAAGCACATTATTGGAACTGACTTAAACGAATCCGATGTCGTGTTTGGTGGAATGAACAAGCTTAAAAAAGTAATTAGGGAAGCTGCAAAAGAATATCCTGAAGCAAATGCAATTTATACCTACGCAACATGTACAACCGGCCTTATCGGGGATGATTTAGATGCAGTATGTAAAGAAATGTCCGAAGAACTTGGAAAAGACGTTGTAGCATTCAATGCCCCCGGTTTTGCAGGGCCTACCCAATCAAAAGGACACCACGTTGGAAATTACACAATATTTTCAAAATTAGTCGGTACAAAAGAGCCACCAAAAACAACGGACTACGACATCAACCTGATTGGGGAATATAACATTGATGGTGACTACTGGGTACTTGAAAAATATTTTAAAGAAATGGGTATTAACGTTCTCAGTAAATTTACTGGAGATGCATGCCACGACGAGCTCTGTTGGATGCACAAAGCAAAATTAAGTCTTGTAAGGTGCCAAAGATCTGCTACCTACGTTGCAAAATTAATCGAAGAAAAATACGGTGTTCCATATATCAAAGTAGACTTTTTCGGCCCAAGATACTGTGCAGAAAACTTAATTGCAGTTGGTAAATACTTTGGAAAAGAGGAAGAAGCAAACGCAGTTATCAAAGACAGAATGGACAAAATCCAGCCTGAACTCGACTTTTATAAATCAAAATTACAAGGCAAAAAAATCTGGATTTCAGCAGGGGGCCCAAAAAGCTGGCACTTTGCAGAACCAATTAATGAATTCTTAGGAATGGAAATTGTAGCACTTTCGGGTCTTTTCGAACATGAAGATGGCTATGAAAAAATGAAAGACAGGGCAAAAGATGGTACAATTATCATTGATGACCCAAACACCCTCGAAATGGAAGAAATTGTGGAAAAATACAAACCTGAAATTGTTCTTGGCGGCATTAAAGAGAAATATCTGTTCCACAAATTGGGTGTACCTTCAGTAATGATCCACTCATACGAAAACGGCCCATACATCGGATTTGAAGGATTTGTGAATATGGCAAAAGACATATATTCAGCAATATATAACCCAGCCTGGAAATTGATGGAATTCCAAGAAGAAGAGCCAGGTGATGCAAAATGA
- the nifH gene encoding nitrogenase iron protein: MVRKIAIYGKGGIGKSTTTQNTVAAMAYFHDKKVFIHGCDPKADSTRLILHGKQQTTMMDTLREKGEDECTPDKVIETGFCGVRCVESGGPEPGVGCAGRGVITAITLMEQHGVYEDNLDFVFFDVLGDVVCGGFAMPVRDGKADEIYVVASGEMMALYAANNICKGMVKYAQQSGVRLGGIICNSRNVDGELELLQEFCDKLGTQLIHFVPRDNIVQKAEFQKKAVVDFNDTCNQAMEYKELARKIIENKNLVIPTPMTMDELEELTSKYGFLD, from the coding sequence ATGGTAAGAAAAATCGCAATTTATGGAAAAGGTGGGATTGGGAAGTCAACAACCACCCAAAATACGGTAGCAGCAATGGCATATTTTCACGATAAAAAGGTATTTATCCACGGCTGTGACCCGAAAGCAGACAGTACAAGGTTAATCTTGCACGGAAAACAACAAACAACAATGATGGACACATTAAGGGAAAAAGGGGAAGACGAATGTACTCCTGATAAAGTTATTGAAACCGGATTTTGTGGAGTCAGGTGTGTAGAATCAGGTGGGCCGGAACCAGGTGTGGGGTGTGCAGGTAGAGGCGTTATAACCGCAATTACACTCATGGAACAACACGGTGTTTACGAAGACAACCTTGACTTCGTATTCTTCGATGTTTTAGGGGACGTTGTATGCGGTGGATTTGCAATGCCTGTAAGGGACGGTAAAGCAGACGAAATCTACGTTGTAGCATCGGGAGAAATGATGGCTCTTTACGCTGCAAACAACATCTGTAAGGGAATGGTTAAATACGCACAACAAAGCGGTGTAAGACTCGGTGGTATCATCTGTAACAGCAGAAACGTGGATGGTGAACTTGAATTATTACAAGAATTCTGTGATAAACTCGGAACACAATTAATCCACTTCGTTCCAAGGGACAACATCGTTCAAAAAGCAGAGTTCCAGAAAAAAGCCGTAGTTGACTTCAACGACACATGCAACCAAGCAATGGAATACAAAGAACTCGCAAGAAAAATCATCGAGAACAAAAACCTCGTAATCCCAACACCAATGACAATGGACGAATTAGAAGAATTAACTTCAAAATACGGTTTCTTAGATTAA
- the nifE gene encoding nitrogenase iron-molybdenum cofactor biosynthesis protein NifE, translating into MVLNLATENRKTEISSKDGDFDIEVKIPNYIIDTLKSRESHMCVSGKSDSIPDCDKNSAPGMITQRSCVYGGARVVLMPITDAIHLVHGPIGCAACTWDIRGSTSSGDKLYKTGFSTDLREKDVVFGGENKLYESILELNRLYTPSAIFVYSTCVVGLIGDDIKAVCKKAQEITGCRVIPVQSEGFKSFNKSAGHKLACDAMIDYLIGTKEPEEVHPYSINIIGEFNVAGDLFGIIPLYEKMGVKVQTAITGDSTVEKIAKCHHAKLNIVQCQKSSNYLASKMEEKYQIPTIKVNFFGVEETTKSLRAVSEFFGDEEMIKRTEELINSEIKNLRDEIAKYKKDLSGKTVAIYSGAHKSWALVSAFSELDMEIIMSGTQNGKPEDYQKIREHVCEGTLIVDDANSMELAKLLKEYKPDILISGAKEKYISLKCGVPHCDFNHDRITAFSGYNGFINFARVVHTAVMTPVWRLSKKMT; encoded by the coding sequence ATGGTTTTAAACCTGGCTACAGAAAACCGGAAAACTGAAATTTCAAGTAAAGACGGTGATTTTGACATAGAGGTCAAAATCCCAAACTACATTATTGATACTTTAAAATCCCGTGAATCACACATGTGTGTTTCCGGTAAAAGCGACTCAATTCCAGACTGCGACAAAAATTCAGCTCCGGGCATGATTACACAAAGATCCTGCGTATACGGTGGAGCTAGAGTCGTTTTAATGCCGATAACTGATGCAATACACCTCGTACACGGGCCAATAGGCTGTGCAGCATGTACATGGGATATTCGGGGAAGTACGTCTTCAGGGGACAAACTTTATAAAACCGGATTTTCCACTGATTTACGGGAGAAAGACGTGGTATTTGGGGGAGAAAATAAATTATACGAATCAATACTTGAATTAAATAGACTGTACACTCCTTCTGCAATATTTGTTTATTCTACTTGCGTAGTTGGCCTAATCGGGGATGATATAAAAGCAGTATGCAAGAAAGCACAAGAAATAACAGGATGTAGGGTTATTCCGGTACAGTCAGAAGGGTTTAAAAGCTTTAACAAGTCAGCAGGTCACAAACTTGCATGTGACGCAATGATTGATTATTTAATAGGTACAAAAGAACCAGAAGAAGTTCACCCGTACAGTATTAATATAATTGGGGAATTCAACGTTGCAGGAGACCTCTTTGGAATTATACCATTATATGAAAAAATGGGTGTAAAGGTACAGACTGCAATTACTGGGGATTCAACTGTAGAAAAAATTGCAAAATGCCACCATGCTAAGTTAAACATAGTGCAGTGCCAGAAATCTTCCAATTATCTTGCAAGTAAAATGGAAGAGAAATACCAAATACCAACTATCAAGGTAAATTTCTTTGGAGTGGAAGAAACTACGAAGTCTTTGAGGGCTGTTTCAGAGTTTTTCGGCGATGAAGAAATGATTAAAAGAACAGAAGAACTCATAAACTCAGAAATTAAAAATCTTAGGGATGAAATTGCAAAATACAAAAAAGACCTTTCCGGAAAGACTGTTGCAATATATTCTGGAGCCCATAAGTCCTGGGCACTTGTAAGCGCATTTTCAGAACTCGACATGGAAATTATCATGAGCGGTACTCAAAACGGAAAGCCCGAAGACTACCAAAAAATCAGGGAACACGTCTGCGAAGGCACATTAATTGTAGACGATGCAAATTCAATGGAACTTGCAAAGCTTTTAAAAGAATATAAGCCGGATATATTAATTTCTGGGGCTAAAGAAAAATATATTTCCCTAAAATGCGGGGTTCCGCACTGTGATTTCAATCACGATCGGATAACTGCGTTTTCAGGATATAACGGATTTATAAATTTTGCAAGAGTTGTGCATACGGCAGTTATGACGCCGGTTTGGAGACTTTCGAAGAAAATGACGTAG
- a CDS encoding P-II family nitrogen regulator: MKEIIAIIRPNKMATTKNILEGLGFPSMTASRVFGRGKQKAIIQEISFEIQNKELLSQQGGMRYVPKTMLSLVVLDEDVNLVVEAIMKVNKSGQYGDGKIFVCPIEEVVRLRTFEKGDLAI, translated from the coding sequence ATGAAGGAAATAATTGCAATAATCCGACCAAATAAAATGGCAACCACTAAAAATATCCTTGAAGGCCTAGGATTTCCCTCAATGACTGCATCTAGAGTTTTTGGGCGGGGAAAACAAAAGGCAATCATTCAAGAAATTTCCTTTGAAATTCAAAATAAAGAACTTCTAAGCCAGCAGGGTGGAATGAGATATGTTCCAAAAACAATGTTAAGTTTGGTAGTTTTAGACGAAGACGTAAACCTTGTTGTTGAAGCAATAATGAAAGTAAATAAGTCTGGTCAATACGGAGATGGAAAAATCTTCGTATGCCCAATTGAGGAAGTTGTAAGGTTAAGAACTTTTGAAAAAGGAGATTTAGCAATTTAA
- a CDS encoding nitrogenase component 1: MSNLNVINKNRTAVINPLVTCQPLGAMFAVSGIKRGLPLVHGSQGCSTFVRYGFARHFREPADIAVTSLHEDAAVFGGRKNLISGIGNLAARFKPDVMGVVTTCSSEIIGDDVGGFIKMAKDEIVKKMGVTAAEKIKIVQINTPSFVEQHYKGYDNAIKAIVDTLAEPKDEQNEKINIVPGIVNPGDIREIKHLLSLMKTEGIMLTDTSDPFDSPLRPSKAEKNPYYQKGGTPLEEIKDSANSLGTISLCSYANTGAQSLERKYKIPSKVGGTPIGVQNTDEFVRTVKKFTGNEVSDDLLDERGLLIDAMADLSSRYLFGRKVAIYGDPALTAGLARFVTELGMIPSVVCVGVKNPEFVKEMEKVAKESEDDVDVLLGQDLRALDVYIKENPVDIMIGNSDGRLMAKDHKIPLYRVGYPVYDRVGTARRPIVGYNGGLNLIDGITNTILDKYYEVQDWKLQQ; encoded by the coding sequence ATGAGTAATCTAAACGTAATCAACAAAAACAGGACCGCTGTAATCAACCCGCTCGTAACATGCCAACCATTAGGTGCAATGTTTGCAGTATCAGGAATTAAACGGGGACTTCCATTAGTTCACGGATCACAAGGATGTTCAACATTTGTAAGATACGGATTTGCAAGACATTTTAGGGAACCAGCTGATATCGCAGTAACTTCACTTCACGAAGATGCCGCAGTATTTGGTGGAAGAAAAAATTTGATTTCGGGTATCGGAAATTTGGCAGCAAGATTCAAACCTGACGTCATGGGCGTAGTAACAACATGTTCAAGTGAAATTATTGGGGATGATGTCGGTGGTTTCATTAAAATGGCCAAAGACGAAATTGTAAAGAAAATGGGCGTAACTGCCGCTGAAAAAATAAAAATTGTCCAGATAAATACCCCAAGTTTTGTTGAACAGCACTACAAGGGATACGACAATGCAATAAAGGCAATTGTAGACACGCTCGCTGAACCAAAAGATGAACAGAACGAAAAAATAAACATCGTTCCTGGAATCGTAAACCCTGGTGACATTAGGGAAATTAAACACCTTCTTTCACTCATGAAAACAGAAGGAATCATGCTTACCGATACATCAGACCCATTTGACTCACCACTCAGGCCTTCAAAAGCTGAAAAAAATCCCTACTACCAAAAAGGTGGAACTCCACTCGAAGAAATAAAAGATTCAGCAAATTCGCTTGGTACAATATCACTCTGTAGTTATGCAAATACTGGTGCTCAGTCGCTTGAAAGAAAATACAAAATTCCTTCAAAAGTGGGTGGAACTCCAATTGGCGTTCAAAATACTGATGAATTCGTAAGAACAGTTAAAAAATTCACTGGAAATGAAGTTTCAGACGACCTTCTCGACGAAAGAGGATTATTAATTGACGCAATGGCCGACCTTTCATCAAGATACTTGTTTGGGAGAAAAGTGGCAATCTACGGGGATCCTGCATTAACCGCAGGACTTGCAAGATTTGTAACGGAGCTTGGAATGATTCCTTCAGTAGTTTGTGTCGGTGTTAAAAACCCGGAATTCGTTAAAGAAATGGAAAAAGTAGCTAAAGAATCAGAAGACGATGTAGATGTTCTCTTAGGACAGGATTTAAGAGCATTGGATGTTTACATAAAAGAAAACCCGGTAGACATCATGATAGGTAACTCAGACGGTAGATTAATGGCAAAAGACCATAAAATACCGCTTTATAGGGTTGGATACCCAGTTTACGATAGAGTGGGAACTGCAAGAAGGCCTATTGTTGGATACAACGGTGGCCTTAACTTGATTGACGGAATCACGAACACGATTCTTGACAAATACTACGAAGTTCAAGACTGGAAACTCCAACAATAA
- a CDS encoding nitrogenase component 1, whose translation MNDKKFAVINPCKICQPMGAILALLGVKNAMPLIHGSHGCSTYMRFQLGRHFKEPVSVSSTSMSEANAVLGGEENLKNAIKNVCKIYKPEIIGITTSCLSETIGDDVEGIIRLFKTKNEDLPYLVPISTPSYKNTHVEGYDSTVKALVSNLATPSKSNSKLNLITGMVSPSDTAEIKRILQEIGIDYIILTDTSESLDAPFDGDVSFMPNAGTTVNEIKDTANSYATVSLCKHASSAAKFLEETYKIKSISTYLPIGLQNTDEFLNEITKISNVEIPNKIQKERGKLIDAMIDAHQHNFGRKVAIYGDPDIVVGFTRFVMELGMIPSIVCTGNESEAFINDINEITKNSKDKPVILSGGDLYDLHQEIKKSKVDLLIGNSYGSRIAGAENIPLIRMGFPIYDRVGAQRITCLGYSAGIKLVDTITNTILDRYFDEFGWALDEDKEVQNENLKNSCFLN comes from the coding sequence ATGAATGATAAAAAATTTGCTGTAATAAATCCCTGTAAAATATGCCAGCCAATGGGGGCAATACTCGCATTACTTGGTGTGAAAAATGCAATGCCGTTGATACACGGTTCTCACGGATGCAGCACGTACATGAGATTTCAACTCGGCCGTCACTTCAAAGAACCTGTAAGCGTGTCGTCAACATCAATGAGTGAAGCAAACGCCGTACTCGGAGGTGAAGAAAACTTAAAGAATGCAATTAAAAACGTCTGCAAAATTTATAAACCCGAAATAATAGGCATAACTACAAGCTGTCTTAGTGAAACTATTGGGGACGACGTTGAAGGAATAATCCGGCTTTTTAAAACAAAAAATGAAGATTTGCCGTATTTAGTACCAATATCAACCCCAAGTTACAAAAATACCCATGTAGAAGGATACGATTCAACAGTTAAGGCACTTGTTTCGAATTTAGCAACTCCATCAAAATCAAACTCCAAATTAAATTTAATTACTGGAATGGTCTCACCAAGCGATACTGCAGAAATTAAACGGATATTACAGGAAATTGGTATTGATTACATAATTTTAACTGATACATCGGAGTCATTGGACGCCCCATTTGATGGAGACGTTTCATTCATGCCAAATGCCGGAACAACGGTAAACGAAATTAAAGATACTGCAAATTCTTATGCAACAGTTTCACTGTGTAAACATGCGAGTTCTGCTGCAAAATTCCTTGAAGAAACTTATAAAATAAAATCAATTTCGACATACCTTCCAATTGGGCTACAAAATACTGATGAATTTTTAAATGAAATTACTAAAATTTCAAATGTCGAAATCCCCAATAAGATTCAAAAAGAACGTGGAAAGTTGATTGATGCAATGATTGACGCCCACCAGCATAATTTTGGACGAAAAGTTGCAATCTATGGCGACCCTGACATTGTAGTTGGATTTACAAGATTTGTAATGGAACTTGGAATGATTCCTTCAATTGTCTGTACTGGTAACGAAAGTGAAGCGTTTATAAATGATATAAATGAAATAACAAAAAACAGTAAGGATAAGCCAGTAATTCTTTCTGGAGGGGATTTATATGACCTTCATCAGGAAATAAAAAAATCAAAAGTGGATTTATTGATTGGAAATTCATATGGATCAAGAATTGCAGGTGCTGAAAATATACCCTTGATTAGAATGGGGTTCCCAATTTACGATAGGGTTGGAGCTCAAAGAATAACCTGTTTAGGCTATTCAGCAGGAATTAAACTTGTGGATACAATAACAAATACAATTCTCGACAGGTACTTTGATGAGTTTGGATGGGCATTAGATGAAGATAAGGAGGTACAAAATGAAAACCTTAAAAATAGCTGTTTCCTCAACTGA
- a CDS encoding pyridoxamine 5'-phosphate oxidase family protein, translating to MVFKIPKMEKEEYDKLIMDNYLSRIAFSGLKYPYIAPFLYIFDGKNLYFLSTKYGRKIDFLNKNPYVSVEIENYSKNMSCYKFITIQGKIILEEDLKNMNKIKEKFVEMIISKKLSTTVLEALGHNKDEPVNSLVESDNTYVWKLVDVNDIVALKNSN from the coding sequence ATGGTCTTTAAAATACCTAAAATGGAAAAAGAAGAATATGATAAACTTATAATGGATAATTACCTTTCAAGAATCGCATTTTCCGGTTTAAAATATCCTTACATCGCACCATTTTTATACATTTTTGATGGGAAAAATTTGTATTTCCTTTCAACAAAATATGGGCGTAAGATAGACTTTTTAAATAAAAATCCTTATGTATCTGTTGAAATTGAGAATTATTCAAAAAATATGTCTTGTTATAAATTTATAACAATTCAAGGGAAAATAATTCTTGAAGAAGATTTAAAAAACATGAACAAAATAAAGGAAAAATTTGTAGAAATGATAATTTCAAAAAAGTTATCCACTACAGTACTTGAAGCATTGGGGCACAATAAGGATGAGCCAGTAAATTCTTTAGTTGAATCAGATAACACTTATGTTTGGAAGTTAGTGGATGTAAATGATATTGTAGCATTAAAAAATTCAAATTAA
- a CDS encoding CBS domain-containing protein — protein sequence MKNLESAISKYHSIKIKHILPPPKTMPVLCFDSKIMEVLEILKTRHHVWVIDCKEDGKLIGVIRYLDVINFLMPPEKHSMFIGNSKKAFVSAFSGAETAGDVMEKSAVTINHEKTVLESLEKMKNYNLQLLAVVNDENRLIGEISLRILINKFLELCF from the coding sequence ATGAAAAACCTTGAAAGTGCAATTTCCAAATACCATTCAATAAAAATAAAGCATATTCTTCCGCCTCCAAAAACAATGCCTGTATTATGTTTTGATTCAAAAATCATGGAGGTTTTAGAAATATTAAAAACCCGGCACCATGTTTGGGTAATTGATTGTAAAGAAGATGGAAAACTTATAGGAGTTATTAGGTACCTTGATGTTATTAATTTTTTAATGCCTCCAGAAAAACATTCAATGTTTATTGGAAATTCCAAAAAGGCATTTGTGTCTGCGTTTAGTGGGGCCGAAACAGCAGGTGATGTGATGGAAAAAAGTGCAGTTACGATAAATCATGAAAAAACGGTTTTGGAATCCTTAGAAAAAATGAAAAATTATAATTTACAGTTACTTGCAGTAGTAAATGATGAAAATAGGCTTATAGGAGAAATAAGTCTTAGGATTTTAATAAATAAGTTTTTAGAACTATGTTTTTAA